The Paeniglutamicibacter sulfureus genome includes a region encoding these proteins:
- a CDS encoding ABC transporter ATP-binding protein → MSQNIGVANEDAITLSKDERKRVRARSWRLLATLARTQKRMLALTVVLVVISNAARVAFPLIIAWAIDWGLPQVAAGNWAPLGITGGAYVLSAIAAGTLLGWYILCTAKISQAMLLDLRLRVFRHTQRLSLEFHEKYTSGRIISRQTSDLETLRELLDQGISELASAAVFVTFTLVSIFVLDWRSGLVVVIAALPIWLLFGWYQKRSELVYRESRVVSARVIGSFVETMTGIRAVKAFRKERANDATYAQVAGQYRDNSIRSINLFGVLQPSLVLIGNLSVAAVLAWGGFRILDGELGVGVLVALLLATKRVFQPVENIAMFYQSLQSATAALEKVSGLLEEEPTVVEPAKPQPLEQVAGAVAFKDAVFGYGDGPVVMDRFDLAIPAGQTVAVVGQTGAGKSTLAKLIARFYDLRSGSLTLDGVPIEQIANNDLRRHVVMVTQEAFLFSGTVAENISLGKPGASIEEIILAARAVGAHEFITALPEGYDTDVNKRGGRVSSGQRQLISFARAFLADPAVLILDEATSSLDIPSERAVQRGLQTLLGNRTALIIAHRLSTVQIADRVLVVHDGRIVEDGTPAELIGAEGRFAALHKAWLDSLV, encoded by the coding sequence ATGAGCCAGAACATCGGTGTCGCCAACGAGGACGCCATCACCCTGTCCAAGGACGAACGCAAGCGAGTGCGCGCTCGCTCCTGGAGACTGCTGGCCACCCTGGCCAGGACACAAAAGCGCATGCTGGCGCTCACCGTGGTGCTCGTGGTCATCTCCAACGCCGCCCGCGTCGCCTTCCCGCTGATCATCGCCTGGGCCATCGACTGGGGCCTGCCGCAGGTCGCCGCCGGCAACTGGGCGCCCCTGGGCATCACCGGCGGCGCCTACGTGCTCTCGGCCATCGCCGCCGGCACGCTGCTGGGCTGGTACATCCTGTGCACCGCGAAGATCTCCCAGGCCATGCTGCTGGATCTGCGCCTGCGCGTCTTTCGCCACACCCAGCGCCTGAGCCTGGAGTTCCACGAAAAATACACCTCCGGGCGCATCATCTCCAGGCAGACCTCGGACCTGGAGACGCTGCGCGAACTGCTGGACCAGGGCATTTCCGAACTCGCCTCGGCCGCCGTCTTCGTGACCTTCACCCTGGTGTCCATCTTCGTCCTCGACTGGCGCTCGGGGCTCGTGGTCGTCATCGCCGCCCTGCCCATCTGGCTGCTCTTTGGCTGGTACCAGAAACGCTCGGAACTGGTCTACCGCGAATCCCGGGTGGTCTCGGCCCGGGTCATCGGCAGCTTCGTGGAAACCATGACCGGCATTCGCGCCGTGAAAGCCTTCCGCAAGGAACGAGCCAACGACGCCACCTACGCGCAGGTCGCCGGCCAATACCGGGACAACTCGATCCGCTCCATCAACCTCTTCGGCGTGCTCCAGCCCTCGCTGGTGCTCATCGGCAACCTGTCGGTGGCGGCGGTGCTTGCCTGGGGCGGGTTCCGCATCCTTGACGGGGAGCTGGGGGTGGGCGTGCTGGTGGCCCTGCTGCTGGCCACCAAGCGGGTGTTCCAGCCGGTGGAAAACATCGCGATGTTCTACCAGTCGCTGCAATCGGCAACCGCGGCGCTGGAAAAGGTCTCCGGGCTGCTCGAGGAGGAACCCACCGTGGTGGAACCCGCCAAGCCGCAGCCGCTGGAACAGGTCGCAGGTGCCGTGGCATTCAAGGACGCGGTCTTCGGGTACGGGGACGGGCCCGTCGTCATGGACAGGTTCGACCTGGCCATCCCGGCGGGGCAGACCGTTGCCGTGGTCGGGCAGACAGGCGCCGGCAAGTCCACCTTGGCCAAGCTGATCGCCAGGTTCTACGACCTGCGCTCCGGGTCACTGACCCTTGATGGGGTGCCGATCGAGCAGATCGCCAACAACGACCTGCGGCGGCATGTGGTGATGGTGACCCAGGAGGCCTTCCTCTTCTCCGGGACCGTGGCCGAGAACATCTCCCTGGGCAAGCCCGGCGCCAGCATCGAGGAGATCATCCTGGCCGCGCGCGCCGTGGGTGCCCACGAATTCATCACGGCCCTGCCCGAGGGCTACGACACCGACGTGAACAAGCGCGGCGGTCGCGTCTCCTCCGGCCAGCGCCAGCTCATCTCCTTCGCCCGGGCGTTCCTGGCGGACCCGGCGGTGCTGATCCTCGACGAGGCGACCAGCTCGCTGGACATCCCCTCCGAACGCGCCGTGCAGCGCGGGCTACAGACCCTGCTGGGCAACCGGACCGCGCTGATCATCGCGCACCGGCTCTCCACGGTGCAGATCGCCGACCGGGTGTTGGTGGTCCACGACGGACGAATCGTCGAGGACGGCACCCCGGCCGAGCTCATCGGGGCCGAAGGCCGCTTTGCCGCCCTGCACAAGGCCTGGCTCGACTCGCTGGTCTGA
- a CDS encoding phosphoribosylaminoimidazolesuccinocarboxamide synthase: MSGLQTETLDLPGWTHHYSGKVRDLYVPAGSSFEETDRVLVVASDRISAFDFVLESEIPDKGKVLTQLSLWWFDKLAGIPNHVISTDVPDAVAGRAMVCKKLDMFPIECIARGYLTGSGLAEYKDRQTVCALPLKAGMVDGSKLEPAIFTPSAKAEVGEHDENITFEETAARIGGQQAADLRDATLALYTRAEEIARTRGIILADTKVEFGIDPSNGEITLGDEVLTPDSSRFWDAETYSPGQAQPSFDKQFVRDWLTSEASGWDKNSGEEPPALPAEIIERTRARYIDAYERLTGLTFSA; this comes from the coding sequence ATGTCAGGCCTGCAAACCGAAACCCTGGACCTGCCGGGGTGGACCCACCACTACTCGGGCAAGGTCCGCGACCTCTACGTTCCGGCCGGTTCCTCCTTCGAGGAAACCGACCGCGTCCTGGTGGTTGCCAGCGACAGGATTAGTGCTTTTGACTTCGTGCTGGAATCCGAGATCCCGGACAAGGGCAAGGTGCTGACCCAGTTGAGCCTGTGGTGGTTCGACAAGCTGGCCGGAATCCCCAACCACGTCATCTCCACCGACGTGCCGGACGCCGTTGCCGGCCGGGCCATGGTCTGCAAGAAGCTGGACATGTTCCCCATTGAGTGCATCGCCCGCGGCTACCTGACCGGCTCCGGGCTGGCCGAATACAAGGACCGCCAGACGGTCTGCGCGCTTCCGCTGAAGGCCGGCATGGTCGATGGCTCCAAGCTGGAACCTGCCATCTTCACGCCCTCGGCCAAGGCCGAGGTCGGCGAGCACGACGAAAACATCACCTTCGAGGAAACCGCTGCCCGCATCGGCGGCCAGCAGGCCGCCGACCTGCGCGACGCCACCTTGGCCTTGTACACCCGCGCCGAGGAAATTGCCCGCACCCGCGGCATCATCCTGGCCGACACCAAGGTCGAGTTCGGGATCGATCCGTCCAACGGCGAGATCACCCTGGGCGATGAGGTGCTGACCCCGGATTCCTCGCGCTTTTGGGACGCGGAGACCTACTCCCCGGGGCAGGCGCAGCCGTCCTTCGACAAGCAGTTCGTCCGCGACTGGCTCACCTCCGAGGCCTCCGGCTGGGACAAGAACTCCGGCGAGGAACCCCCGGCGCTGCCGGCGGAGATCATCGAACGTACCCGTGCGCGCTACATCGATGCCTACGAGCGGCTGACGGGACTTACCTTCAGCGCCTGA
- the purD gene encoding phosphoribosylamine--glycine ligase — MKVLVIGPGGREHALIRALASDPYVTDLHCAPGNAGISRDVTTHQIDAQDPAAVVALARELGSDLVVVGPEAPLAAGVADALISANIPVFGPTQAAAQLEASKAFAKTVMAEAGVPTAMAKVATNSEEAAEALDAFGAPYVVKDDGLAAGKGVVVTSDRAEALAHAEACFAAGGTVVIEEFLDGPEVSLFVICDGTHAVPLAPAQDFKRIFDGDEGPNTGGMGAYSPLPWLPAGFVDEVMDRVAYPTLRDMASRGTPFTGVLYCGLAITGRGIRVIEFNARFGDPETQAVLARLKTPLGGLLMAAAKGELDDAELLHWRPETAVGVVLAAENYPDAPVKGAAIQGIEAAEAIEDVSVLHAGTTRNEAGETIVDGGRVLAVVGLGADLHAARDKAYEGVAAISWDGAQHRTDIALKAANGQISVSEGTH; from the coding sequence GTGAAGGTACTGGTTATTGGCCCCGGCGGCCGCGAACATGCACTGATCCGAGCTTTGGCTTCGGATCCCTACGTCACCGACCTGCATTGCGCACCCGGCAATGCCGGGATATCGCGTGACGTCACCACCCACCAAATCGATGCCCAGGATCCCGCGGCAGTGGTGGCACTTGCCCGCGAACTGGGCTCGGATCTGGTGGTGGTTGGTCCCGAGGCGCCACTGGCGGCAGGTGTTGCCGACGCACTGATCTCCGCGAACATCCCCGTCTTTGGCCCCACGCAAGCGGCTGCCCAGCTGGAGGCCTCCAAGGCCTTCGCCAAGACGGTCATGGCCGAGGCAGGCGTGCCCACCGCCATGGCCAAGGTCGCCACCAACTCCGAGGAAGCGGCCGAGGCGCTCGATGCCTTCGGCGCCCCCTATGTGGTCAAAGACGATGGACTGGCAGCAGGCAAGGGCGTCGTGGTCACGTCCGACCGCGCAGAGGCCCTGGCCCACGCAGAGGCCTGCTTCGCCGCGGGCGGCACCGTGGTCATCGAGGAGTTCCTCGACGGCCCGGAGGTCTCCCTCTTTGTCATCTGCGACGGCACCCACGCCGTCCCGCTGGCACCCGCCCAGGACTTCAAGCGCATCTTTGATGGCGACGAGGGACCGAACACCGGCGGCATGGGCGCCTACTCGCCGCTGCCCTGGCTGCCCGCCGGCTTCGTCGACGAGGTCATGGACCGCGTCGCCTACCCGACGCTGCGCGACATGGCCTCCCGCGGCACCCCCTTCACCGGGGTGCTGTACTGCGGCCTGGCCATCACCGGCCGCGGCATCCGCGTCATTGAATTCAACGCACGCTTCGGCGACCCCGAGACCCAGGCAGTGCTCGCACGCCTGAAGACCCCGCTGGGCGGACTGCTGATGGCAGCCGCCAAGGGCGAACTCGATGACGCCGAGTTGCTGCACTGGCGCCCCGAGACCGCCGTCGGAGTGGTCCTGGCAGCCGAAAACTATCCCGATGCCCCCGTCAAGGGAGCGGCGATCCAGGGGATTGAAGCGGCAGAGGCCATCGAGGACGTCTCGGTGCTGCACGCCGGAACCACCCGCAACGAGGCAGGCGAAACCATCGTCGACGGCGGCCGCGTGCTGGCAGTCGTGGGCCTCGGTGCCGACCTGCACGCCGCGCGCGACAAGGCCTACGAAGGCGTCGCTGCCATCTCCTGGGACGGTGCCCAGCACCGCACCGACATTGCGCTGAAGGCCGCCAACGGCCAGATCAGCGTCTCGGAAGGAACACACTAG
- a CDS encoding class I SAM-dependent methyltransferase, which produces MEKETLWQQQARQDPKQAKNYIDRFAQLRESGADLDGEARFVDALLPRDARVLDAGCGTGRVGGALAARGHRVTGVDLDEELLAAAQRDFPGSRWLPGNLASLDLRDASGTRETFDVVVSPGNVLAFVAPGTAGAVLSSLAAHLAPRGRLVVGFSLLKDYAFGTFEADVAAAGLRIASSFSTWDMRPLRPDSDFVVALMESTQTVN; this is translated from the coding sequence ATGGAGAAGGAAACCTTGTGGCAGCAGCAGGCCCGCCAAGATCCGAAGCAGGCCAAGAACTACATCGACCGCTTTGCTCAACTGCGCGAATCCGGCGCAGACCTCGACGGCGAGGCGAGGTTCGTTGATGCGTTGCTCCCGCGGGACGCGCGCGTGCTCGATGCCGGCTGCGGGACCGGGCGGGTGGGCGGGGCGCTTGCCGCTCGCGGACACCGGGTCACCGGAGTGGACCTGGACGAGGAGCTCTTGGCCGCCGCCCAACGCGATTTCCCCGGCTCCCGGTGGCTGCCCGGTAACCTGGCATCGCTGGACCTGCGGGATGCCTCCGGGACCCGCGAAACCTTCGACGTGGTCGTCTCCCCCGGAAACGTCCTGGCCTTCGTGGCACCGGGCACCGCCGGCGCCGTGTTGTCGTCGCTGGCCGCGCATCTGGCGCCCCGCGGCCGACTGGTCGTGGGCTTCTCCCTGCTCAAGGACTACGCCTTCGGAACGTTCGAGGCCGACGTGGCAGCGGCCGGCCTGCGGATCGCTTCCAGCTTTTCCACCTGGGACATGCGTCCGCTGCGCCCCGACTCGGACTTCGTCGTTGCACTGATGGAGAGCACGCAGACCGTAAACTAG
- a CDS encoding asparaginase translates to MPETLIASETVDLVVLERNGFVESRHRGSAVVVDAAGEVLTALGNPNTLVYPRSALKPFQALASMQCGVPLRGAQVALACASHVGSTEHTDVVESMLAKAGLDESDLLCPAAWPADPETRAERLRAGLQKSALSFNCSGKHAAFLWACTENGWDTKTYLSADHPLQQRVIEVIEDYAGEKISHLGVDGCGAPVPVISLAGLARAASKLAQAPGNKHAEARAATIATAMLDYPWAVQGHGLPNSLVMEDLGVIAKLGAEGVLMLAAPNGTAVAVKMQDGSGRGTDLLGLTLLANAGAITTGQLADTLAKLTRPVLGGDAPVGSVRLATPVMDLLDS, encoded by the coding sequence ATGCCCGAAACGCTGATTGCCTCCGAAACCGTCGACCTTGTGGTGCTCGAGCGCAACGGCTTCGTTGAATCCCGCCACCGCGGTTCCGCGGTGGTCGTTGATGCCGCGGGCGAGGTGCTCACCGCGCTGGGAAACCCGAACACCTTGGTGTACCCGCGCTCCGCCCTCAAGCCCTTCCAGGCCCTTGCCTCCATGCAGTGCGGAGTTCCGCTGCGCGGCGCCCAGGTGGCCCTGGCCTGCGCCAGCCACGTGGGGAGCACTGAACACACCGACGTCGTTGAATCCATGCTGGCCAAGGCCGGCCTGGACGAATCCGACCTGCTGTGCCCCGCCGCCTGGCCGGCAGACCCCGAAACACGCGCCGAACGGTTGCGGGCGGGACTTCAGAAGTCGGCGCTGTCGTTCAACTGCTCGGGCAAGCACGCGGCATTCCTGTGGGCCTGCACGGAAAACGGCTGGGACACCAAGACCTATCTCTCCGCGGACCACCCCCTGCAGCAAAGGGTCATCGAGGTCATCGAGGATTATGCCGGGGAGAAAATCTCCCACCTGGGCGTGGACGGATGCGGGGCGCCGGTACCGGTCATCTCCCTGGCCGGACTTGCCCGGGCCGCTTCCAAGCTGGCCCAGGCCCCGGGGAACAAGCATGCCGAGGCGCGGGCGGCAACCATTGCCACGGCAATGCTGGACTACCCGTGGGCGGTCCAGGGACATGGCCTGCCCAACTCCTTGGTGATGGAGGACCTGGGGGTCATCGCCAAGCTCGGCGCCGAGGGCGTGTTGATGCTCGCAGCCCCCAACGGAACGGCCGTGGCCGTGAAGATGCAGGACGGATCGGGCCGTGGAACCGACCTGCTGGGCCTGACGCTGCTGGCCAACGCCGGCGCCATTACCACCGGCCAACTGGCCGATACCCTGGCCAAGCTGACCCGTCCGGTGCTCGGCGGGGATGCCCCCGTGGGTTCGGTGCGCCTGGCAACCCCGGTCATGGACCTGTTGGATTCCTGA
- a CDS encoding sterol carrier family protein has protein sequence MAIKRRIDPAEGARALGRWIEAEEAEAAALPRPVIALAVRYTLEELASRAEGNSVEVRVPPFGVTQCIAGPRHTRGTPPNVIELPAQLWLALASGKIGWDAALATGKVSASGLRADLSAELPLV, from the coding sequence GTGGCCATCAAGCGACGCATTGATCCGGCAGAGGGGGCCCGTGCCCTCGGCCGGTGGATCGAGGCCGAAGAAGCGGAAGCCGCGGCGCTGCCCCGCCCGGTCATAGCCCTGGCCGTGCGCTACACGCTGGAGGAGCTGGCCAGCCGCGCCGAGGGCAACTCCGTGGAGGTGCGCGTTCCGCCGTTCGGGGTGACCCAATGCATCGCGGGTCCGCGGCACACCCGCGGCACTCCCCCGAACGTCATCGAGCTTCCCGCCCAGCTCTGGCTGGCGCTGGCCTCCGGCAAGATCGGCTGGGACGCGGCGCTGGCCACCGGAAAGGTCTCCGCCTCCGGGTTGCGCGCCGACCTGTCCGCCGAACTGCCCCTGGTTTAG
- the purF gene encoding amidophosphoribosyltransferase, translating to MARGDGNLNHDLLPNEKGPQDECGVFGVWAPGEEVAKLTYYGLYALQHRGQESAGLATSDGQRINVYKDMGLVSQVFDENTLNSMPGHLAIGHCRYSTTGASHWANAQPTLGPTAAGTVALAHNGNLTNSAELMEMVNDLHAESEEKVRGEIAQGNTTDTALVTALLNGSNGETLEESALRLLPKLSGAFCFVFMDEHTLYAARDTYGVRPLVLGRLERGWVVASEQAALATVGASFIREIEPGEFIAIDAEGVRSQRFGAATPAACVFEYVYLARPDASINGRSVYESRVEMGRQLARENAAEADIVIPVPESGTPAAIGYAEQSGIPFAHGFVKNAYVGRTFIQPSQTLRQLGIKLKLNALEPVIKGKRVVVVDDSIVRGNTQRAVVRMLREAGAAEIHVKISSPPIKWPCFYGIDFATRAELIANGAAVDEISQSIGADSLAYISEDGMIDATLQKRERLCTACFTGDYPIALPGSDRIGKNLLERSNQAGCEPGPDAEFESALTAADKTPRN from the coding sequence ATGGCGCGTGGTGACGGAAACCTAAATCATGATCTTTTGCCCAACGAGAAGGGCCCGCAGGATGAATGCGGTGTCTTCGGTGTTTGGGCTCCCGGCGAAGAAGTGGCGAAACTGACCTATTACGGTCTGTATGCGCTTCAGCATCGCGGGCAGGAATCGGCCGGATTGGCCACGAGTGACGGACAGCGGATCAATGTCTACAAGGACATGGGTCTGGTCTCCCAGGTGTTCGACGAGAACACCCTCAATTCCATGCCCGGGCACCTGGCCATTGGCCACTGCCGCTACTCCACAACCGGGGCAAGCCACTGGGCCAACGCCCAGCCGACGCTCGGCCCCACCGCTGCGGGCACCGTGGCGCTGGCGCACAACGGCAACCTGACCAACTCGGCCGAGCTCATGGAAATGGTCAACGACCTCCATGCAGAGTCCGAGGAAAAGGTCCGCGGCGAAATCGCCCAGGGCAACACCACCGACACCGCACTGGTGACGGCACTGCTCAACGGCTCCAACGGCGAAACCCTGGAAGAGTCGGCGCTGCGCCTGCTGCCCAAGCTCAGCGGCGCCTTCTGCTTCGTCTTCATGGACGAGCACACCCTCTACGCCGCACGCGACACCTACGGCGTACGCCCGCTGGTGCTGGGCCGTCTCGAGCGCGGATGGGTAGTGGCCTCCGAACAGGCAGCCTTGGCCACCGTGGGTGCAAGCTTCATCCGCGAAATCGAACCCGGCGAGTTCATCGCCATCGACGCGGAAGGCGTGCGCTCACAGCGTTTCGGCGCCGCCACTCCGGCCGCCTGCGTCTTCGAGTACGTGTACCTTGCCCGCCCGGATGCCTCGATCAACGGCCGTTCGGTTTACGAGTCCCGCGTGGAAATGGGCCGCCAGCTGGCCCGCGAAAACGCCGCCGAGGCCGACATCGTCATCCCCGTTCCCGAATCCGGCACCCCTGCCGCCATCGGCTACGCCGAGCAGTCGGGCATCCCCTTCGCCCACGGCTTCGTGAAGAACGCCTACGTGGGACGAACCTTCATCCAGCCGTCCCAGACGCTGCGCCAGCTCGGCATCAAGCTTAAGCTCAACGCCCTGGAGCCCGTTATCAAGGGCAAGCGCGTTGTCGTCGTCGATGACTCGATCGTCCGTGGCAACACCCAGCGCGCCGTGGTGCGCATGCTGCGCGAGGCCGGCGCCGCGGAGATCCATGTGAAGATCTCCTCCCCGCCCATCAAGTGGCCCTGCTTCTACGGCATCGACTTCGCCACCCGCGCCGAGCTCATTGCCAACGGCGCTGCAGTGGACGAGATCAGCCAGTCCATCGGGGCCGACTCGCTCGCCTACATTTCCGAGGACGGCATGATCGACGCCACCCTCCAAAAACGCGAACGCCTGTGCACCGCATGCTTCACCGGGGACTACCCGATCGCATTGCCGGGTTCGGACCGCATCGGCAAGAACCTACTTGAACGAAGCAACCAGGCGGGATGTGAGCCGGGCCCGGATGCCGAATTCGAGTCGGCACTCACCGCCGCAGACAAAACACCGCGCAACTAA
- the purM gene encoding phosphoribosylformylglycinamidine cyclo-ligase: protein MTSATPENSGITYASAGVDVEAGDRAVELMKGAIKATHNANVLGGVGGFAGLYDASKFLSYKKPLLATSTDGVGTKVAIAQAMDIHHTIGHDLVGMVVDDIVVVGAEPLFMTDYIACGKVVPERIADIVRGIAEGCQIAGTALVGGETAEHPGLLGEHEYDVAGAATGIVEADGLLGPERVKDGDVIIGMSASGIHSNGYSLVRSIVAHAGWALDRHVPEFGRTLGEELLEPTRIYTMDCLDLVRAFNVDGAIKVHGFSHVTGGGLAANLARVLPQGLMATVERSSWALPAVFKVMAELGSVPQPDLERTLNLGVGMVAIVDAEIADAALARLNARGMNSWVMGTVGAVTEEAKTAGQDYVQGAKGVDGGAVLMRGNFAG, encoded by the coding sequence ATGACAAGTGCCACCCCTGAGAATTCCGGAATCACCTATGCTTCGGCCGGTGTCGATGTCGAGGCCGGTGACCGCGCCGTTGAATTGATGAAGGGCGCCATCAAGGCCACCCACAACGCCAACGTCCTGGGCGGGGTGGGGGGCTTCGCAGGCCTCTACGATGCCTCGAAGTTCCTTTCCTACAAGAAGCCGCTGCTGGCCACCTCCACCGACGGCGTCGGCACCAAGGTCGCCATTGCCCAGGCCATGGACATCCACCACACCATCGGCCACGACCTGGTCGGCATGGTCGTCGATGACATCGTCGTCGTGGGTGCCGAACCGCTGTTCATGACCGACTACATTGCCTGCGGCAAGGTCGTGCCCGAGCGCATCGCCGACATCGTCCGCGGCATCGCCGAAGGTTGCCAGATTGCCGGCACCGCTCTGGTCGGCGGCGAAACCGCCGAGCACCCGGGCCTGCTGGGCGAGCACGAATACGATGTCGCCGGTGCCGCCACCGGCATCGTCGAGGCCGACGGCCTGCTCGGCCCGGAACGCGTCAAGGACGGCGATGTCATCATCGGCATGTCGGCCTCCGGCATCCACTCCAACGGCTACTCGCTGGTGCGCAGCATCGTCGCCCACGCAGGCTGGGCCCTGGATCGCCACGTGCCGGAATTCGGCCGCACCCTGGGCGAGGAACTGCTGGAACCGACCCGCATCTACACCATGGACTGCCTGGATTTGGTCCGCGCGTTCAACGTCGACGGCGCCATCAAGGTGCACGGCTTCAGCCACGTCACCGGCGGCGGCCTGGCCGCCAACCTGGCCCGAGTGCTGCCGCAGGGCCTGATGGCCACCGTGGAACGCTCCAGCTGGGCACTGCCGGCCGTCTTCAAGGTCATGGCCGAGCTCGGTTCCGTGCCGCAGCCGGACCTGGAGCGCACGCTCAACCTGGGTGTCGGCATGGTTGCCATCGTCGACGCCGAGATCGCCGACGCGGCACTGGCCCGCCTGAACGCCCGCGGCATGAACTCGTGGGTGATGGGCACCGTTGGCGCGGTGACCGAGGAAGCCAAGACCGCAGGTCAGGACTACGTCCAGGGTGCCAAGGGTGTTGACGGCGGTGCCGTGCTCATGCGCGGCAACTTCGCCGGCTAA
- a CDS encoding Sir2 family NAD-dependent protein deacetylase: MLHEGRLGIQMAHRAAIRSIERVVGENAPLQDAAIAAAGIRRMLEAGSVLVLTGAGVSTDSGIPDYRGPKGSLLRHRPMTYQEFLHEPSVRHRYWARSFVGWRHMAQAAPNSIHRSLAQWEATGKISGIVTQNVDGLHVAAGSLNVIPLHGDLQQISCLNCGALENRENLDVRLHEANPGYLERIDLDPSLVNPDGDVTLDEAHVAEFHMIGCLVCGSKKLKPNVVYFGENVPPERKVRLKELEAQSASLLVIGSSLAVMSGYKLLLDARSSGKPVGLINGGPTRGDSKADYRWRSNIAEAIAVLESSGDGAVRRPM, from the coding sequence ATGCTTCATGAGGGTCGGCTCGGGATCCAGATGGCGCACCGCGCAGCCATTCGTTCGATCGAACGCGTGGTTGGCGAGAATGCCCCGTTGCAGGATGCTGCCATTGCCGCCGCCGGCATCCGCAGGATGCTGGAGGCAGGGTCCGTGCTGGTGCTCACCGGTGCCGGGGTGTCCACCGATTCGGGGATCCCCGACTACAGGGGGCCGAAGGGCTCGCTGCTGCGCCACCGGCCCATGACCTACCAGGAATTCCTGCACGAGCCCAGCGTCCGGCACCGGTATTGGGCACGCAGCTTCGTGGGTTGGAGGCACATGGCCCAGGCGGCGCCGAACTCCATCCACCGCAGCTTGGCCCAGTGGGAAGCAACGGGAAAAATCAGCGGCATCGTCACGCAAAACGTCGACGGGCTACATGTGGCCGCGGGTTCCCTGAACGTCATCCCCCTTCACGGTGACTTGCAACAGATCAGTTGCCTGAACTGCGGAGCACTGGAGAACCGGGAGAACCTCGATGTCAGGCTGCACGAGGCGAATCCCGGCTACCTGGAGCGCATCGACCTGGATCCCTCGCTGGTGAATCCCGACGGCGACGTGACCCTCGACGAGGCCCATGTGGCCGAGTTCCACATGATTGGTTGCCTGGTGTGCGGATCGAAGAAGTTGAAGCCCAATGTGGTCTACTTCGGCGAGAACGTCCCACCCGAGCGCAAGGTTCGGCTCAAGGAACTCGAGGCCCAATCGGCTTCCCTGCTGGTCATCGGCTCTTCGCTTGCCGTCATGAGCGGCTACAAGCTACTGCTGGACGCCCGCAGCTCCGGCAAACCGGTCGGCCTGATCAACGGCGGTCCCACCCGCGGCGACTCCAAGGCCGACTACAGGTGGCGCAGCAACATCGCCGAGGCCATTGCCGTCCTGGAATCATCTGGCGACGGGGCCGTGCGCCGGCCCATGTAG
- a CDS encoding DUF3073 domain-containing protein: MGRGRQKAKATRQARDMKYFSPATDLSALERELGKNRGHSTSTPSPVDVPYESNYSDYEDKYADDDDEDDQRRIS; the protein is encoded by the coding sequence ATGGGGCGCGGCCGTCAGAAGGCAAAAGCGACACGACAGGCCAGGGACATGAAATATTTCTCCCCGGCCACTGATTTGTCCGCCTTGGAACGCGAGCTTGGAAAGAATCGTGGTCACAGTACCTCGACACCAAGCCCTGTCGACGTACCTTACGAATCCAATTATTCGGATTACGAAGACAAGTACGCAGACGATGACGACGAGGACGACCAACGGCGCATCAGCTGA